CTATGGCTTTTTAATGTTGCCGGATACGCCCTTGCTTTTCTTTACAGCACTCTTCTTTTTGGCTTACAGCTACTTCCTGAAAAATCCTGGTTTTCTGGCTGCACTCTTTTTAGGGATTGTCATGGCAGCTCTAATGTACAGCAAGTACCACGCATTCCTGGTCATATTCTTTGTACTGCTTTCTAATCTTCGATTATTGAGCAATCCCTATGCCTGGATGGCGGTAGCGGTATCACTTTTGTGTTATGGACCTCATTTTTATTGGCTGTATGAACACGACTTTGTATCCGTTAATTATCACCTTTTTGAAAGACCAAACAGGCCTTACGAGTTTTTTGACTTTACCCTCGGTTATATCATTAATTTGATCGCCATTTTTGGCCTTACTTTCTATTGGATCTATCAAGCGCTTTTCAAAAACAACGATGATGGGCTCTTCCCCCGTGCGCTCCGTTTTGTTGCCTATGGGGTACTCATCTTCTTCCTTGTATCCAGTTTTCAACGCAGGGTACAGACCCAGTGGATTATTGTTATTTGTATTCCGGCTGCTGTTTTGGTATACAACTATATGTTGAACCATGGTCAGACCCGAAAATGGATCTTTAGGATGGGATTATTAAATATTCTGATTTTATTTTTTTTGAGAGTAGGATTGGTTTACGAACCGCTCTTCCCTGTGGTTTTTGAAACTCATGGAAATAAAACATGGACCAAGGAAATAACTTCGCAAGTGGGAGATATTCCCGTGGTTTTCGAAAACTCTTACAGGATGTCCCCCATGTTTTCGTTCTATTCGGGAAATATTTCTTTTTCTCTTAACAATGTGTGGTATCGTGAAAATCAATATTCTATTGACAAGACCGAGGAGACGGTAAGGGGAAAAAGAGTTCTTTATGTCTCAAAATACCTGCCAGACAGGGATATTTCTTTCACTATGCCAGACAGTACCCTATTTTATGGGGTGTATAAAGATCCTTTTATTTCCTATAGAAAACTGAGAACGGAAATTATCAATATTAGCAGTATGGATACTGAAATACCAGTCATCTT
This DNA window, taken from Muriicola soli, encodes the following:
- a CDS encoding ArnT family glycosyltransferase, encoding MKQKFPGLFLYFLLAIFILNLLQANFTQLLFDEAYYWYYAKDLAWGYFDHPPMVAWLIALGSVFFEGELGIRFLSCVLSIGTMSIIWVLVDHPKKRDYVSHFFVLILSMTLVHAYGFLMLPDTPLLFFTALFFLAYSYFLKNPGFLAALFLGIVMAALMYSKYHAFLVIFFVLLSNLRLLSNPYAWMAVAVSLLCYGPHFYWLYEHDFVSVNYHLFERPNRPYEFFDFTLGYIINLIAIFGLTFYWIYQALFKNNDDGLFPRALRFVAYGVLIFFLVSSFQRRVQTQWIIVICIPAAVLVYNYMLNHGQTRKWIFRMGLLNILILFFLRVGLVYEPLFPVVFETHGNKTWTKEITSQVGDIPVVFENSYRMSPMFSFYSGNISFSLNNVWYRENQYSIDKTEETVRGKRVLYVSKYLPDRDISFTMPDSTLFYGVYKDPFISYRKLRTEIINISSMDTEIPVIFDLYNPYPFAVPNDELEFGLALLDSYKQLIEVIPIKAEPSEDYSPLIASEAHRKFQFLMPELPIEEVAYVKIVISENGLRWGLNGIKTEID